A window of the Hyphomicrobiales bacterium 4NK60-0047b genome harbors these coding sequences:
- a CDS encoding HlyC/CorC family transporter, which translates to MIWLLILCILLLLLISAFFSSSETALTAASKARILALETDGDHKAKLVNKLLSNRKKLISSILIGNNLVNILASSLATSLFLSEFGSAGVAYATIAMTILVVIFAEVLPKTYAITKPDETALIFAPLLRPIVVALTPFTRAIDWVIIKIFHLFGSDLAEKANLISAHDELRGAIQLHHKEGGVVKNDKDMLGGVLDLKELDVSDVMVHRTKIVSLNADDSAEEIVDQILTSPFTRLPLWQDDSDNIVGVVHAKDLLRELSTLDFDISKLDIQQFASKPWFVPESTRLQDQLNAFLRRKAHFALVVDEYGEVMGLVTLEDILEEIVGEIADEHDLEVSGVHPQSDGSVNVEGSVPIRDLNRHMDWSLPDDEATTIAGLVIHEAQTIPEPGQAFTFHGYRFHVLRKHQNKITSLSVHPLE; encoded by the coding sequence ATGATTTGGCTACTTATACTTTGTATTCTGTTATTGCTGCTCATTTCAGCTTTTTTCTCAAGTTCTGAGACGGCCCTCACTGCAGCTTCGAAGGCACGCATTCTGGCATTAGAGACCGATGGTGACCACAAAGCTAAGTTGGTGAATAAGCTTTTATCTAATCGCAAGAAGTTAATTAGCTCCATTCTCATTGGCAATAATCTGGTGAATATTCTTGCGTCATCACTCGCGACAAGTCTTTTTCTTTCTGAGTTTGGTTCTGCTGGTGTTGCTTACGCAACCATTGCGATGACCATTCTTGTTGTGATTTTTGCGGAAGTTTTACCAAAGACTTATGCGATTACAAAGCCTGATGAAACAGCGCTTATATTTGCACCCTTATTGCGTCCAATAGTTGTCGCCTTAACGCCGTTCACCAGGGCTATAGACTGGGTCATCATAAAAATCTTTCATTTATTTGGTAGTGATTTGGCTGAGAAAGCTAACTTAATCTCAGCTCATGATGAACTGCGAGGCGCTATTCAACTCCATCATAAAGAAGGTGGAGTGGTGAAAAATGACAAAGATATGCTCGGCGGTGTTCTCGATCTTAAGGAACTGGATGTTTCTGATGTTATGGTCCATCGCACAAAAATAGTTTCATTAAATGCTGATGACTCTGCAGAAGAAATCGTCGACCAAATTCTCACCAGTCCTTTTACCCGTCTACCTCTTTGGCAGGATGACAGTGATAATATTGTAGGTGTTGTTCATGCGAAAGATTTGCTTCGTGAACTTTCTACACTTGATTTTGATATCTCTAAACTAGATATTCAACAATTTGCCTCTAAACCCTGGTTTGTTCCTGAAAGCACTCGCTTGCAAGACCAACTCAATGCCTTCCTGCGGCGCAAGGCTCACTTTGCATTGGTTGTTGATGAATATGGTGAAGTGATGGGACTTGTTACCCTTGAGGATATCTTAGAGGAAATTGTAGGTGAGATCGCGGACGAACATGACTTGGAAGTGAGCGGTGTTCACCCACAATCTGATGGGTCTGTAAATGTTGAGGGGTCTGTTCCTATTCGTGACCTTAACAGACATATGGATTGGTCATTACCAGATGATGAGGCGACAACAATCGCTGGACTTGTTATTCATGAAGCACAGACAATTCCAGAACCAGGACAGGCGTTTACATTTCATGGCTATCGGTTTCATGTCCTTAGAAAGCATCAGAATAAAATTACTAGCCTCAGTGTTCATCCGCTTGAGTGA
- a CDS encoding response regulator transcription factor has protein sequence MWYVTLRYDLGNIKMKRILIIDDHPLFREALHNAIKSIMQRVEIHEAETIDDSVQILKNIGRFKLALLDLFMPDTNGFDGLLTLRKQFPKLPVMIVTGQEDSRLVKEAVNYGASGFIAKTASGEEIAHAISEVLAGNIYIPDDFSNESLDESDQEREDLARRLFSLTRQQLIVLRMLREGKLNKQIAYELGVGETTVKAHVSEILRKMNVVSRTQAVIEASKIDFDMILNQATNSSPAD, from the coding sequence ATGTGGTATGTGACACTAAGGTATGATTTGGGGAATATTAAAATGAAACGCATTCTCATTATTGATGATCATCCGCTCTTCCGCGAAGCATTACATAATGCAATTAAAAGCATAATGCAGCGCGTCGAGATCCATGAAGCGGAAACAATTGATGATTCGGTCCAAATCCTAAAAAATATCGGACGCTTTAAGCTAGCTCTCTTGGATTTATTTATGCCAGACACCAACGGTTTTGATGGATTACTAACCTTGCGCAAGCAATTTCCTAAATTACCAGTGATGATCGTCACAGGCCAAGAAGATAGCCGTTTGGTCAAAGAAGCAGTAAATTACGGCGCAAGCGGCTTTATAGCCAAAACGGCAAGTGGTGAAGAAATTGCTCATGCAATTTCAGAAGTTCTGGCTGGAAATATTTATATCCCTGATGATTTCAGCAATGAAAGCCTTGATGAAAGTGATCAAGAGCGTGAAGACCTAGCTCGGCGCTTGTTCTCATTAACACGCCAGCAACTGATAGTTTTAAGAATGCTCCGTGAAGGTAAGCTAAACAAACAAATTGCTTATGAATTAGGAGTTGGTGAAACCACAGTCAAAGCGCATGTCTCTGAAATCTTGCGTAAAATGAATGTCGTTAGCCGCACACAAGCTGTGATTGAAGCCAGTAAAATTGATTTTGACATGATCTTAAATCAAGCAACAAACAGCTCACCAGCTGACTAA
- a CDS encoding sulfite exporter TauE/SafE family protein, which produces MSVELVGFLAIALFAIAILFSSIGHGGASGYIAIFAIIGLEPELIRPIALILNVVVAGFGTYKFAKAGYINWRTAAILIGISAPLSFLGGTIHLPAEIYRPILGVLLLLSALYLIWKNLYEPKILSSDTLKVPLIGSLPVGGAIGFLSGLTGIGGGVLLSPVLILFNWANVRQTAGLAVCFVLANSIAGLAGNLVTMNNLPAFAGVWALAVLLGALIGTKLGLKIAPIPILVWLLAMVVLIAALKFLIL; this is translated from the coding sequence TTGAGTGTTGAGCTGGTAGGTTTTCTCGCAATAGCTTTGTTTGCAATAGCTATACTTTTTTCTTCAATAGGCCATGGCGGTGCCTCTGGTTACATAGCCATCTTTGCAATTATCGGCTTAGAACCAGAATTAATTCGACCCATTGCTTTGATTTTAAATGTCGTCGTTGCTGGTTTTGGAACTTATAAATTCGCCAAAGCGGGATATATTAATTGGCGAACCGCAGCAATACTCATAGGCATCTCTGCCCCCTTATCATTTCTTGGTGGCACCATTCACCTGCCAGCAGAAATCTATCGACCTATTCTAGGTGTGTTACTACTTCTCTCTGCCCTATATCTAATTTGGAAAAACCTTTATGAACCTAAAATTTTATCGAGCGACACTCTAAAAGTACCACTCATAGGTAGCCTCCCGGTTGGCGGGGCAATAGGGTTTCTCTCAGGTTTAACAGGAATAGGGGGAGGCGTTTTACTAAGCCCTGTTCTAATCCTTTTCAATTGGGCAAACGTCAGGCAGACGGCAGGTTTAGCTGTTTGCTTTGTGTTGGCAAATTCAATCGCTGGTTTGGCAGGTAATTTAGTTACAATGAATAATCTCCCAGCCTTTGCAGGAGTATGGGCACTTGCGGTTTTACTTGGGGCATTGATTGGAACAAAGTTGGGATTAAAAATTGCACCTATTCCAATTCTGGTCTGGCTTCTGGCTATGGTAGTACTCATCGCAGCCCTTAAATTTTTAATTCTATAA
- the xerD gene encoding site-specific tyrosine recombinase XerD has protein sequence MLSNSKKPVSSIKLIGEFLAMLSAERGASQNTLESYERDLNRFNGFIEQSKETNSETSKLQHATTSDIKAYLSNLKANGLASSSRARQISSLRQFYRFLLSERLIKDDPAAHIDTPKQKRPLPKLMSAKDVETLLATAKTECENKTRHAKHQALRLNCLLELLYATGMRVTELVSLPYSVLNGDERLFTIKGKGGRERLVPLNSSARAALIDYLGCCEKETSQSTKRQPKWLFPSNSKEGHLTRQRFGQELKELAIKAGLRAEKISPHVLRHAFASHLLERGADLRAVQQLLGHADISTTEIYTHVLEERLKKLVEQHHPLANYEKTFKKQN, from the coding sequence ATGCTCTCAAATTCAAAAAAACCGGTTTCATCAATTAAATTAATAGGTGAGTTTCTGGCAATGCTTAGCGCTGAGCGCGGAGCTAGTCAAAATACACTGGAAAGCTATGAACGTGATTTAAATCGATTTAATGGATTTATAGAGCAGAGCAAAGAAACAAACTCTGAAACTTCCAAACTTCAACACGCCACAACTTCAGACATTAAAGCATATCTTAGCAATCTAAAAGCAAATGGATTGGCCAGTTCATCGCGAGCGCGCCAAATATCCTCATTGCGTCAATTTTATCGCTTCTTACTATCAGAACGCCTGATAAAAGATGATCCAGCCGCTCATATAGACACTCCTAAGCAAAAACGCCCCCTACCAAAGTTAATGAGTGCAAAAGATGTCGAAACCTTGTTAGCGACAGCAAAAACTGAGTGCGAAAATAAAACTCGCCATGCTAAACACCAGGCGTTACGACTAAATTGTTTATTAGAGCTCTTATACGCAACGGGAATGCGGGTAACAGAGCTGGTTAGCTTGCCATATTCCGTTTTAAATGGTGATGAGAGGTTATTCACCATTAAAGGTAAGGGCGGTAGAGAAAGATTAGTCCCTTTAAATAGCTCTGCAAGAGCAGCCTTGATTGATTATTTAGGCTGTTGTGAGAAAGAAACGTCTCAATCGACGAAGCGTCAGCCTAAATGGCTTTTTCCCTCAAATAGCAAAGAAGGCCATTTAACTAGGCAAAGGTTCGGCCAGGAATTAAAAGAACTGGCAATAAAAGCGGGGTTAAGAGCCGAAAAAATATCTCCCCACGTACTCAGACATGCTTTTGCGAGCCATTTATTAGAACGAGGGGCTGATTTGAGGGCGGTGCAACAATTATTAGGCCATGCAGATATCTCAACAACCGAAATCTATACCCATGTACTTGAAGAACGACTAAAGAAATTGGTTGAACAACATCATCCATTGGCAAACTACGAAAAAACCTTTAAAAAGCAAAATTAA
- a CDS encoding quinoprotein relay system zinc metallohydrolase 2, with product MDKVRRSLLIGGASSLAAPILPAFAAPLKYNLKAQRIANNSYVVIGKTEDYSPDNGGDIVNVAFIDTSDGVVLIDTGSSRRYGEALKQLIYATTGKDVIRVYNTHFHPDHCLGNQLFDKKKIAALPKTISGLKTSGEDFSSNLYRILGDWMRGTEVIIPEHVINYSSEKFGKHRFEMLPFSGHTDADLAILDHETGVLYAGDICFLDRAATTPHADLESWHKSLKEIKKIPHKIIFPGHGPADTTARSIEQTDTYLTWLETNLTKSARSGKDMLEAAKMPIPEKFQSIDVIELEIERSVAHLYPDIEEKTLPFLGQGDG from the coding sequence ATGGATAAAGTTCGTCGCTCGCTATTAATAGGGGGCGCCTCTAGTCTGGCAGCTCCAATTTTGCCAGCCTTCGCAGCCCCCCTAAAATACAATCTAAAAGCCCAAAGAATTGCGAATAATTCATATGTCGTGATTGGTAAAACTGAAGACTATTCTCCTGACAATGGCGGAGATATTGTTAATGTGGCTTTCATCGATACATCTGACGGTGTTGTACTAATCGATACCGGCTCATCAAGAAGGTATGGAGAGGCGCTAAAGCAATTAATATATGCCACAACTGGCAAAGACGTTATCCGTGTCTACAATACCCATTTCCATCCAGATCATTGTTTGGGTAATCAGCTCTTTGATAAGAAAAAAATTGCAGCTCTGCCGAAAACAATTTCAGGTTTAAAAACTTCTGGCGAAGATTTCTCAAGCAACCTGTACCGCATTCTTGGAGATTGGATGAGGGGAACTGAAGTCATTATCCCTGAACACGTGATCAATTATAGCTCCGAGAAATTTGGTAAGCACAGATTTGAAATGCTTCCATTTTCAGGCCATACAGATGCAGATCTAGCAATTTTGGATCATGAAACAGGCGTGCTATATGCTGGTGACATTTGCTTTCTTGATCGAGCGGCAACAACGCCGCATGCTGATCTTGAGAGCTGGCACAAATCTCTAAAAGAGATAAAGAAAATACCTCATAAAATCATTTTTCCAGGACACGGCCCTGCTGACACGACAGCACGTTCAATTGAGCAGACTGACACTTACCTGACATGGCTGGAAACGAATCTTACAAAGTCTGCACGAAGTGGTAAGGACATGTTAGAGGCTGCAAAAATGCCAATACCAGAAAAATTTCAATCAATAGATGTCATTGAGTTGGAAATTGAGCGCTCAGTCGCACATCTTTACCCTGATATAGAAGAAAAAACACTTCCTTTTCTTGGGCAGGGAGATGGCTAA
- a CDS encoding shikimate kinase, whose translation MQQIQTKKLDQKVKTILSEKSLVLVGLMGAGKSAIGRRVASRLQMKFLDADTEIETAAGQSISDIFTEHGEAYFRDREEKIIERLLVDGPLILATGGGAFMSSVTRNNIKAHGVSVWLRADLDVLMERVGRRDHRPLLQTTNPTEVMQKLIDERYPIYSQSDITVESRDVAHEVIVQEILKAIANQSQH comes from the coding sequence ATGCAGCAAATTCAAACTAAAAAACTCGATCAAAAAGTCAAAACGATATTGTCTGAAAAGTCACTGGTTCTCGTTGGTTTGATGGGGGCTGGTAAATCTGCAATTGGTAGGCGGGTTGCCTCTCGTTTACAAATGAAATTTCTTGATGCTGACACCGAGATTGAAACGGCTGCAGGGCAATCTATCTCCGATATATTTACTGAGCATGGGGAAGCTTATTTTCGTGACCGAGAAGAAAAAATAATTGAGCGCCTCTTGGTTGATGGCCCTCTTATTTTAGCAACAGGTGGCGGGGCTTTTATGAGTTCTGTTACACGAAACAATATCAAAGCTCATGGAGTTTCGGTTTGGCTTCGCGCTGATCTTGATGTTCTCATGGAGCGGGTTGGCCGGCGCGATCATCGGCCGTTATTACAAACGACGAACCCAACAGAGGTGATGCAGAAATTGATTGATGAACGTTACCCAATTTATTCACAATCTGACATTACAGTTGAAAGCCGCGATGTTGCCCATGAAGTCATCGTGCAGGAAATTCTTAAAGCGATTGCAAATCAATCACAACACTAG
- a CDS encoding PQQ-dependent methanol/ethanol family dehydrogenase — protein MRLRRAILAAASILAIAASTPASAEGVSIDDILNDQKTGGDIVTNGQDIRGQRFSPLDKINTSNVANLAPAWVFSFGGEKQRGQEAQPIVSDGIIYVTGSYSRMWAIDAKTGEEVWQYDARLPEGILPCCDVINRGAAIFGDKVYFGTLDAQIVALDKKTGKVAWRKKIDDFKAGFSYSAAPLIVPSKHGPLIVTGVSGGEFGIVGRVDARNVETGELVWSRPTIEGHYGTLKGKKSTMTGKKNESWPGDMWKWGGGATWLGGTYDPDTKQIFIGTGNPAPWNSHLRPGDNKWSCGRLAINPDTGEINWGFQTTPHDGWDYDGVNEVISFDADGKKLAATADRNGFFYVLDRTTGKFHNGFPFVKQISWAKGLDKNGRPVFNKDNYPGNPKASKDGKKGKAIFAVPSFLGGKNQMPMAYSQQTGLFYVPSNEWGMDIWNEPVSYKKGAAYLGAGFTIRPIFKSHIGSLKAVEPLTGKVVWEYKNKAPLWGGVLTTAGGLVFTGTPEGYLKAFDAKTGKVLWQFQTGSGIVAPPATWEQDGQQVIGVSSGWGGAVPLWGGEVAKTVKYLNQGGAFWLFKLPKKMAAK, from the coding sequence ATGCGCCTAAGAAGAGCAATCTTAGCGGCGGCAAGTATTCTTGCTATCGCAGCTAGTACTCCGGCTTCAGCCGAAGGTGTTAGTATTGACGACATCTTAAATGACCAAAAAACAGGCGGAGACATCGTAACGAACGGCCAAGATATCCGTGGCCAGCGTTTTAGTCCGCTTGACAAAATTAATACTTCAAACGTAGCTAACTTGGCACCAGCATGGGTTTTCTCATTCGGTGGCGAAAAGCAACGTGGACAAGAAGCACAGCCAATCGTATCTGATGGCATCATCTACGTAACTGGTTCATACAGCCGTATGTGGGCGATCGACGCAAAAACAGGTGAAGAAGTATGGCAATATGACGCCCGTCTTCCTGAAGGAATTCTTCCTTGCTGTGACGTTATTAACCGTGGTGCAGCTATCTTTGGTGATAAAGTATACTTCGGTACACTAGACGCTCAAATCGTAGCTCTTGACAAGAAAACTGGTAAAGTTGCTTGGCGCAAGAAAATTGACGATTTTAAAGCTGGCTTCTCTTACTCAGCTGCTCCATTGATCGTTCCATCTAAGCATGGCCCACTAATCGTAACTGGCGTTTCTGGCGGTGAATTCGGTATCGTTGGTCGTGTTGATGCACGCAACGTAGAAACTGGCGAGCTAGTATGGTCGCGTCCAACCATTGAGGGTCACTACGGTACTCTTAAAGGTAAAAAATCTACAATGACAGGCAAGAAAAACGAATCTTGGCCTGGTGATATGTGGAAATGGGGCGGTGGCGCTACTTGGCTTGGCGGTACATACGATCCAGACACAAAACAAATCTTTATCGGTACTGGTAACCCAGCCCCATGGAACTCACACTTGCGTCCTGGTGACAACAAGTGGTCATGTGGTCGTCTGGCTATCAACCCTGATACAGGTGAAATCAACTGGGGTTTCCAAACAACTCCACATGATGGTTGGGACTATGACGGTGTGAATGAAGTTATCTCATTCGACGCTGATGGTAAGAAATTGGCAGCAACAGCTGACCGTAACGGTTTCTTCTATGTTCTAGACCGTACAACAGGTAAATTCCACAATGGCTTCCCGTTCGTGAAACAAATTTCATGGGCAAAAGGCTTAGATAAAAATGGTCGTCCTGTTTTCAATAAAGACAACTACCCAGGTAACCCAAAAGCCTCTAAAGATGGCAAAAAAGGTAAAGCTATCTTTGCTGTGCCAAGTTTCCTAGGTGGTAAAAACCAAATGCCAATGGCTTACAGCCAACAAACTGGTCTTTTCTACGTTCCTTCAAACGAATGGGGCATGGACATCTGGAATGAGCCTGTATCATACAAAAAAGGTGCAGCTTACTTAGGTGCGGGTTTCACAATCCGTCCAATCTTCAAAAGCCACATTGGTTCTTTGAAAGCTGTTGAGCCACTAACTGGTAAAGTTGTGTGGGAATATAAAAACAAAGCACCTCTATGGGGCGGCGTTCTTACAACAGCTGGTGGCCTTGTATTCACCGGAACACCTGAAGGTTACCTAAAAGCGTTTGACGCAAAAACAGGTAAAGTTCTTTGGCAATTCCAAACTGGTTCAGGTATTGTTGCTCCTCCAGCAACTTGGGAACAAGATGGCCAACAAGTCATCGGCGTTTCAAGCGGTTGGGGCGGTGCTGTTCCACTATGGGGCGGTGAAGTAGCTAAAACTGTTAAGTACCTTAACCAAGGTGGTGCTTTCTGGTTGTTCAAACTTCCAAAGAAAATGGCTGCTAAATAA
- a CDS encoding RNA polymerase sigma factor, whose protein sequence is MIFRFRKKHDPLLDLAKDLNIYALALVRDMDIAEDLVQDTLLKIYEKTELLKQTDFNLKPYAFRMLRNLHIDNLRKEKVRWEYSDDVKRLTHDELVASLDAEDQLIIREAFAHLTAEHQEILILIDMLGFRYAEAAETLDIAKGTVMSRLSRARKEMILQLETSPHSSCSLNSGHKK, encoded by the coding sequence ATGATCTTTCGGTTTCGCAAGAAACATGATCCATTATTAGACTTAGCAAAAGATCTCAATATATACGCTCTTGCATTGGTCAGAGACATGGATATTGCGGAAGATCTTGTGCAAGATACCCTTTTGAAAATTTATGAAAAGACTGAGCTTTTAAAACAAACTGACTTTAACTTAAAACCTTATGCGTTTCGAATGTTGCGTAATCTGCATATTGATAATTTGAGAAAAGAAAAGGTCAGATGGGAATATTCAGATGATGTCAAACGTTTAACTCATGATGAGTTGGTTGCTTCACTTGATGCTGAAGACCAATTGATTATTCGAGAGGCTTTTGCCCACCTTACAGCTGAGCACCAAGAGATCTTAATTCTCATTGATATGTTAGGTTTTAGATATGCAGAAGCTGCTGAGACTCTTGATATTGCAAAGGGAACAGTGATGAGTAGACTTAGTCGTGCTCGGAAAGAAATGATTTTACAACTTGAGACCTCTCCTCACTCTTCCTGCTCACTTAATTCAGGACACAAAAAATGA
- the aroB gene encoding 3-dehydroquinate synthase, whose amino-acid sequence MSSHLSNNTETPTTETGPNSMEDTCSSSPTLINVGLGERSYDILIGGGLLEQAGSKISDLRPKAKCSIVTDETVASFHLASLEASLKSAGIDYKTVILPAGEATKSFDKLSFLLDELLSHEIERGDLVIAFGGGVIGDLAGFAASILRRGVDFVQIPTSLLAQVDSSVGGKTGINSSYGKNLIGAFHQPLLVLCDLDVLKTLDPRQFKAGYAEVVKYGLIKDANFFQWLNENRERVYNLETEALVHTIQTSCSMKAHVVSADEKEHGVRALLNLGHTFGHGFEALCGYGDRLLHGEAIAIGMVLAFEFSEELDLCEKGLSQQVEAHFKAAGLPTRIQDIPNYQEFTVDALVDKMRQDKKVERGTLVFILTNAIGDALVYRKVTEDQLREFLNSQLSGHH is encoded by the coding sequence ATGAGTTCGCATCTCTCTAATAATACAGAGACACCTACAACAGAAACAGGCCCTAACTCAATGGAGGACACTTGTTCATCTTCCCCTACTCTCATTAATGTTGGTCTTGGTGAGCGCTCTTATGATATTTTAATTGGAGGTGGGCTTTTAGAACAAGCTGGATCCAAAATTTCGGATCTGCGGCCTAAGGCTAAATGCTCGATTGTTACTGATGAAACAGTTGCTTCATTTCATTTGGCAAGTTTAGAAGCTTCGCTTAAATCTGCCGGGATTGATTATAAAACTGTTATTTTACCTGCTGGTGAGGCAACTAAATCTTTTGATAAACTTAGCTTTTTATTGGATGAATTGCTTTCCCATGAAATTGAACGCGGTGACTTAGTTATTGCATTTGGTGGTGGTGTCATTGGTGACCTAGCTGGATTTGCTGCCAGCATTCTTCGGCGTGGGGTTGATTTTGTACAAATTCCAACCAGCCTTTTGGCGCAGGTTGATAGTTCTGTTGGGGGAAAAACCGGGATCAATAGCTCATATGGTAAAAACCTCATTGGGGCCTTTCACCAACCATTACTGGTTTTATGTGATCTTGATGTTTTGAAAACCCTGGACCCACGGCAGTTTAAGGCTGGATATGCTGAAGTTGTAAAATATGGTTTGATAAAAGACGCTAACTTTTTTCAATGGTTAAATGAAAACCGTGAGCGGGTTTATAATTTAGAGACCGAAGCTTTGGTCCATACAATTCAAACGTCTTGCTCAATGAAGGCACATGTTGTTAGCGCCGATGAAAAAGAGCATGGGGTGCGTGCTCTTCTAAATCTTGGGCACACCTTTGGGCACGGGTTTGAAGCTCTTTGTGGCTATGGTGATAGATTATTACACGGTGAAGCCATTGCCATTGGGATGGTCCTTGCTTTTGAATTCTCAGAAGAACTTGATCTTTGTGAAAAAGGCTTGTCTCAGCAAGTTGAAGCACACTTTAAAGCGGCAGGATTGCCCACACGCATTCAAGATATTCCGAACTATCAAGAGTTCACGGTAGACGCTCTTGTTGATAAAATGCGCCAGGATAAGAAGGTTGAACGAGGAACTCTTGTTTTCATTCTTACCAACGCAATTGGCGATGCACTGGTTTATCGCAAAGTCACTGAAGATCAATTGCGAGAATTTTTGAATTCACAACTGTCAGGACACCATTAG
- a CDS encoding ABC-F family ATP-binding cassette domain-containing protein has product MLHINNLTFRIDGRLLISDASIAIPTGHKVGIVGRNGTGKTTLLKLITGELAVDDGTISWPKTQRIGHVAQEVPSGETSLLDIVLEADVERDELLKEADTATDPTRISEIQLRLLDIDAHSAPARAATILSGLGFDEEAQQRFASEFSGGWRMRVALAAALFAAPDILLLDEPSNYLDLEGTLWLENFLKNYPHTVLMVSHNRELLNKSVTHILHLNKQKLSLYTGGYDQFEDTRREQQRLELKMMKKQDDARRHLEAFVDRFRAKASKAKQAQSRLKVLSKMQPIAAQIDDKVAPFIFPSSKTKLGNPIIRLDDVSVGYEENKPVLRNLNLNLDVDDRIGLLGSNGNGKSTMAKLLMGHLSPMDGFRKSSKKCSIGYFAQHQLDELNPQASPYDHIAELMEDKTEAQKRAKCAAIGFGPLKADTKAALLSGGEKARLLFALASFHAPHILILDEPTNHLDVDSCEALIHAINEYEGAVIIISHDRHLLEATVDRLWLVDNGTTVSYDGDMESYRKELLQTRGGKTKAQDKSEAGNKPKVSRKEERRLAAEKRALQAPLRKEIQALEKKIAKLNDELKAIDEKLDDVTLYEKDPELVKELAMERGLTQRDLEEIEEEWLELTEKLDA; this is encoded by the coding sequence ATGCTGCACATTAACAACCTCACTTTTCGAATTGACGGCCGTCTTTTAATTTCTGATGCCAGCATTGCCATTCCCACAGGCCATAAGGTTGGCATTGTAGGCCGAAATGGAACGGGGAAGACCACTCTTCTGAAATTGATTACAGGCGAACTTGCTGTTGATGATGGCACTATCAGTTGGCCTAAGACCCAGCGCATTGGTCATGTAGCGCAAGAAGTCCCTTCGGGTGAGACCTCTTTATTGGATATTGTTTTAGAAGCTGACGTTGAACGTGATGAGTTATTAAAAGAAGCCGATACTGCTACTGATCCGACACGAATAAGTGAAATCCAATTAAGGCTGCTTGATATCGATGCGCATTCGGCACCAGCGCGAGCAGCGACTATTTTATCTGGTCTTGGCTTTGATGAAGAAGCTCAACAACGGTTTGCATCAGAATTTTCTGGCGGCTGGCGGATGCGAGTTGCTTTGGCTGCAGCACTTTTTGCGGCGCCTGATATTTTATTACTAGATGAACCTTCTAACTATCTTGATCTTGAGGGCACGCTTTGGCTAGAGAATTTTTTAAAGAACTATCCGCATACGGTTTTGATGGTTTCTCACAATCGTGAGCTACTGAATAAGTCTGTCACTCACATTCTACATCTGAATAAACAAAAGCTGAGCCTTTATACTGGTGGCTATGATCAGTTTGAAGATACGCGTAGAGAGCAACAACGGCTTGAACTGAAGATGATGAAAAAACAAGATGATGCTCGCCGGCACCTTGAAGCCTTTGTTGATCGTTTTCGTGCGAAAGCGTCGAAAGCCAAACAAGCTCAATCTCGTTTGAAAGTTCTATCAAAGATGCAACCTATCGCTGCTCAGATTGATGACAAGGTAGCTCCTTTTATATTTCCAAGTTCAAAAACAAAACTTGGAAACCCAATTATCCGTCTTGATGATGTTTCTGTTGGATATGAAGAAAACAAACCCGTATTGCGCAACTTGAATTTGAATTTAGATGTTGATGATCGCATCGGATTACTTGGCTCTAACGGTAATGGCAAATCGACCATGGCGAAACTATTGATGGGGCACCTCTCTCCTATGGATGGCTTTCGCAAATCATCTAAAAAATGTTCGATAGGTTATTTTGCTCAGCACCAATTAGATGAACTTAATCCGCAAGCCTCTCCTTATGATCACATAGCTGAATTGATGGAAGATAAAACAGAAGCTCAAAAACGAGCTAAATGCGCAGCGATTGGGTTTGGTCCTTTAAAGGCAGATACGAAAGCTGCGCTTCTTTCTGGTGGTGAGAAAGCGCGCTTACTTTTTGCTCTAGCTAGTTTTCATGCGCCACATATTCTTATTCTTGACGAACCGACAAACCACTTGGACGTTGATAGTTGTGAAGCGCTTATTCATGCAATTAATGAGTATGAAGGGGCTGTTATTATTATCTCTCACGACCGGCATTTATTAGAGGCAACCGTAGACCGCCTTTGGTTGGTTGATAATGGAACGACCGTTTCTTATGACGGTGATATGGAAAGTTACAGAAAAGAGCTTTTACAAACACGAGGCGGTAAGACTAAGGCCCAAGACAAGAGTGAGGCTGGCAATAAACCCAAAGTTAGCCGCAAGGAAGAACGCCGTTTGGCTGCTGAGAAACGCGCTCTCCAAGCCCCTCTTCGTAAAGAAATACAAGCACTTGAAAAAAAGATAGCCAAGTTGAATGATGAGCTTAAAGCCATTGATGAAAAATTAGATGACGTCACCCTTTATGAAAAAGACCCTGAGTTAGTTAAAGAGCTTGCTATGGAGCGCGGCCTTACTCAACGTGACCTTGAAGAAATAGAAGAAGAATGGCTTGAGTTGACAGAAAAACTTGACGCATAA